From Ananas comosus cultivar F153 linkage group 8, ASM154086v1, whole genome shotgun sequence, one genomic window encodes:
- the LOC109714171 gene encoding kinesin-like protein KIN-7K, chloroplastic, with amino-acid sequence MAGPSSSRGRSSSPFGYRKPPPSSYSSSSSSSSFYNGRLIPRSSPSSVSSHYYGNGGGVPRSTTPSRALSDPPRGRSTAVAAAAVLPPADELVIEDTSRNGDSISVTIRFRPLSEREINRGDEIAWYADGDKLVRSEYNPSTAYAFDRVFGPSTATRVVYDVAARPVVKAAMEGINGTVFAYGVTSSGKTHTMHGDQRCPGIIPLAIKDVFSIIQDTPGREFLLRVSYLEIYNEVINDLLDPTGQNLRVREDVQGTYVEGIKEEVVLSPGHVLSFIAAGEEHRHVGSNNFNLFSSRSHTIFTLMIESSAHGDEYDGVMYSQLNLIDLAGSESSKTETTGLRRKEGSYINKSLLTLGTVIGKLSEGKASHIPYRDSKLTRLLQSSLSGHGHVSLICTVTPASSSMEETHNTLKFASRAKRVEIYASRNRIIDEKSLIKKYQKEISSLREELNQLKRGMLGGINQEEIINLRQQLEEGQVKMQSRLEEEEEAKAALMSRIQRLTKLILVSTKNTIPGLTDAPNHQRRHSIEEESLHESAPPLLIEDECSLKDSLSSALSDPSNQLFDVRHFTSSKLDEQQSSISSSLTQSLQGRITASDQMDLLVEQVKMLAGDIAFNTSTLKRLVEQSVNDPDGSKIQIQNLELEIQEKRRQLRVLEQRIMESGEASLANASLVDMQQTVMRLMTQCNEKGFELELKSADNRILQEQLQQKCLENEELQEKILLLEQQLNSKKDGTSLEQFVSNEISELKFKLQSQEAESEKLNNKQLKLVEDNRELLSQNQKLAEESSYAKELASAAAVELKNLAEEVTKLSLENARLEKELVVAQDMTHSRAGNNKLGRKSRPASRGREAGSSIHDDTESFSLDLEDMKMELQARKQREAVLEATLAEKELLEEEYKRKFDEAKKRELALENDLAGMWVLVAKLKRGAFGISELKVNEQSCNGADVTHDEKENRDENGELVLEEKHVSDNFMKPANAQEHKSPELEPLLVRLKAKIQEMKEKELDSLCEKDTNSPVCKVCFESPTAAVLLPCRHFCLCKPCSLACSECPLCRTRIDDRIITFT; translated from the exons ATGGCGGGGCCTTCGTCCTCGCGGGGCCGGAGCTCCTCCCCCTTCGGCTACCGCAAGCCTCCCCCCAGCTCCtactcctcgtcgtcgtcctcctcctccttctacAACGGGAGGCTCATCCCCAGGTCGTCCCCCTCCTCCGTCTCCTCCCACTACTACGGCAATGGCGGTGGAGTGCCGAGATCCACCACCCCGAGCCGCGCCCTCTCCGATCCGCCGCGCGGCCGCTCGACGgctgtggcggcggcggccgtgcTCCCACCCGCCGACGAGCTGGTCATCGAGGACACGTCGAGGAACGGGGATAGCATCTCGGTCACGATCAGGTTTCGGCCGCTGAG TGAGCGGGAGATCAATCGCGGCGATGAGATCGCGTGGTATGCGGATGGAGATAAGCTGGTGCGCAGCGAGTATAATCCATCTACGGCTTACGCATTTG ATAGAGTTTTCGGGCCGTCTACGGCTACTCGGGTGGTCTACGATGTAGCTGCGCGCCCCGTTGTTAAAGCTGCAATGGAGGGCATCAATG GAACTGTTTTTGCCTATGGTGTCACTAGTAGTGGGAAGACTCACACAATGCAT GGTGATCAAAGATGTCCTGGAATAATTCCGTTGGCCATCAAGGACGTCTTCAGCATAATACAAGAT ACTCCAGGACGAGAGTTCTTACTTCGTGTATCATATCTTGAAATTTATAACGAG GTGATAAATGACCTTCTTGATCCTACTGGCCAAAATTTGCGGGTTAGAGAAGATGTACAG GGAACATATGTTGAGGGCATAAAGGAGGAGGTTGTCTTATCCCCCGGACATGTACTGTCTTTCATTGCTGCTGGTGAAG AGCATCGCCATGTTGGTTCTAACAACTTTAACTTGTTCAGTAGCCGGAGTCACACAATATTCACTTTG ATGATTGAAAGCAGTGCTCATGGAGATGAGTATGATGGAGTCATGTACTCTCAACTT AATCTGATCGATCTAGCAGGATCTGAGAGTTCCAAGACCGAGACAACCGGATTAAGGAGGAAAGAAGGATCTTATATTAACAAAAGTCTGTTAACTCTTGGGACG GTTATTGGAAAGCTCAGTGAAGGGAAAGCATCTCATATACCTTACCGTGATTCTAAGTTGACTCGCCTTCTGCAGTCATCACTAAGCGGCCATGGGCATGTATCA CTTATTTGCACAGTTACTCCTGCATCAAGTAGCATGGAAGAGACGCATAACACCTTGAAGTTTGCTAGCAGGGCAAAGCGGGTTGAGATATATGCTTCACGTAACCGG ATAATTGATGAGAAGTCACTGATTAAAAAGTATCAAAAGGAAATATCATCCTTAAGAGAAGAACTTAACCAGTTAAAGAGAGGAATGCTTGGTGGGATTAATCAAGAAGAAATCATCAACTTGAGACAACAG CTTGAGGAGGGCCAGGTAAAGATGCAATCTCGtctggaggaggaagaggaagcgaAAGCTGCTTTGATGAGTAGAATACAACGCCTCACAAAGCTTATACTAGTCTCTACGAAGAACACAATCCCTGGCTTGACAGATGCTCCCAACCACCAGCGCCGCCATTCTATTGAGGAAGAA aGTTTGCATGAGAGTGCTCCTCCGCTGCTTATTGAAGATGAGTGTTCGCTGAAAGACTCTTTATCTTCAGCTTTATCAGATCCATCAAACCAATTGTTTGACGTTAGACATTTTACGTCAAGTAAGCTGGATGAACAACAGTCCTCCATCAGCAGTTCCCTTACACAATCATTACAG GGTCGGATAACAGCATCTGATCAAATGGATCTTCTTGTTGAGCAAGTTAAGATGCTTGCTGGTGATATTGCGTTCAATACCAGTACCCTAAAACGACTGGTGGAGCAGTCTGTCAATGATCCTGATGGCTCAAAGATTCaa ATTCAGAACTTGGAGCTTGAAATCCAGGAGAAGCGGAGGCAATTGAGGGTCCTAGAGCAAAGGATTATGGAGAGTGGGGAAGCCTCGTTGGCTAATGCTTCTTTGGTTGATATGCAGCAG ACTGTCATGAGGTTAATGACCCAATGCAATGAGAAGGGATTTGAGCTTGAG TTAAAATCAGCTGATAATCGCATTCTACAGGAACAGCTACAACAGAAG TGTTTGGAAAATGAGGAATTGCAAGAGAAAATCCTACTTCTTGAACAACaactaaattcaaaaaaagatgGCACATCACTTGAGCAATTTGTGTCTAATGAGATTAGCGAGTTAAAGTTCAAACTTCAATCTCAG GAGGCTGAAAGCGAGAAGCTAAATAACAAACAACTTAAGCTGGTTGAGGATAATCGCGAGTTACTTAGCCAGAATCAGAAGTTAGCTGAAGAATCTTCTTATGCAAAAGAACTTGCGTCTGCTGCCgctgttgaacttaaaaatttgGCCGAGGAAGTTACCAAGCTCTCACTGGAAAATGCAAGACTAGAAAAGGAATTAGTGGTCGCGCAGGACATGACACATTCTCGGGCTGGTAATAATAAACTAGGGAGAAAAAGTCGACCAGCTAGTAGGGGTAGAGAAGCTGGTAGCTCAATTCATGATGATACGGAGAGCTTTAGTCTTGATTTAGAGGATATGAAGATGGAGCTTCAGGCTAGGAAACAGAGAGAAGCAGTTTTAGAAGCCACTTTAGCTGAAAAAGAGCTTCTAGAAGAGGAATACAAGAGGAAATTTGATGAGGCAAAGAAAAGAGAACTTGCCCTAGAGAATGATTTAGCAGGCATGTGGGTTCTTGTTGCTAAATTGAAAAGAGGGGCTTTTGGTATATCGGAGTTGAAAGTCAATGAGCAATCTTGTAATGGAGCTGATGTTACACATGATGAAAAGGAAAATAGAGATGAAAATGGTGAGCTTGTTCTTGAGGAGAAGCATGTTTCAGATAATTTCATGAAGCCAGCAAATGCACAAGAACATAAAAGTCCTGAATTAGAACCTCTCCTAGTTCGTCTGAAG GCTAAAATCCAAGAGATGAAGGAAAAAGAACTAGACTCTCTATGTGAGAAAGATACGAATTCCCCTGTCTGTAAAGTTTGTTTCGAGTCACCGACTGCTGCGGTATTACTTCCTTGTCGCCATTTTTGCT TGTGCAAGCCGTGTTCACTTGCCTGCTCAGAATGCCCACTTTGCCGCACAAGGATTGATGATCGGATCATTACTTTTACATAA
- the LOC109713751 gene encoding stearoyl-[acyl-carrier-protein] 9-desaturase, chloroplastic-like: protein MELTLVSSSSFKHSLFSTTPYSSSLRSSRALVINCCHSSKPRKSGKDVVIRGSVQYQEKLEVLKSMEGWVEDNILTLLKPVESSWQPQDFLPDSSSSSAEEFFDAVRELRERAAGIPDEYYVCLVGNLVSEEALPTNQSMANRFDGANDETGASATSWAQWNRGWSAEENRHGDVLTRYLYLSGRLDMRQVERTIQHLIGSGMILHEAHDAYRGFVYTSFQERATFVSHGNTARHAKERGDITLARLCGLIAADERRHETAYTRIVEKLFELDPDNAMRAFAGMMRERATMPGLLMFDGCDRDLFRHYSAVAQRLGVYTTGDYADIVEYFVKRWRVEDVGPGLTGEGRRAQDYLCGLPQRIRKTVERAQERSARESRLLPFSWIFNREVLV from the exons ATGGAACTCACGCTCGTCTCCTCCTCATCCTTCAAGCATTCTCTCTTCTCCACCACCCCATATAGTAGTTCCCTAAGGTCCTCACGAGCTCTCGTGATTAATTGTTGCCACTCTTCAAAGCCTAG GAAATCGGGCAAAGATGTGGTAATAAGGGGCAGTGTGCAGTATCAGGAGAAGCTGGAGGTGTTGAAGTCGATGGAGGGGTGGGTGGAGGACAACATCTTGACCCTCCTCAAGCCCGTCGAGAGCTCGTGGCAGCCGCAGGACTTCCTCCCGGACTCCTCGTCATCGTCGGCGGAGGAATTCTTCGATGCCGTGCGAGAGCTCAGGGAGCGGGCGGCAGGGATCCCCGACGAGTATTACGTGTGCCTGGTGGGCAACCTGGTGTCGGAGGAGGCGCTGCCGACGAACCAGAGCATGGCGAACAGGTTCGACGGGGCAAACGACGAGACAGGGGCCAGCGCCACCTCGTGGGCGCAGTGGAACCGGGGCTGGTCCGCCGAGGAGAACCGACACGGCGACGTGCTCACCCGCTACCTCTACCTCAGCGGCAGGCTGGATATGCGCCAGGTCGAGAGAACCATTCAGCACCTCATCGGTTCAGGAATG ATACTGCATGAAGCTCACGATGCCTACCGGGGCTTCGTGTACACGTCGTTCCAGGAGAGGGCGACGTTCGTGTCGCACGGCAACACGGCGCGGCACGCCAAGGAGCGCGGCGACATCACCCTGGCCAGGCTCTGTGGGCTCATCGCGGCCGACGAGCGGCGCCACGAGACCGCGTACACAAGGATCGTGGAGAAGCTGTTCGAGCTCGACCCCGACAACGCCATGCGCGCATTCGCCGGCATGATGAGGGAGCGCGCCACGATGCCGGGGCTCCTCATGTTCGACGGCTGCGACCGCGACCTCTTCAGGCACTACTCTGCGGTGGCGCAGCGGCTCGGGGTGTACACGACCGGGGACTATGCGGACATCGTGGAGTACTTCGTGAAGAGGTGGCGGGTGGAGGATGTGGGGCCCGGGTTGACCGGGGAGGGGAGGCGGGCGCAGGACTATTTATGCGGCCTCCCGCAGAGAATCAGGAAAACGGTGGAGAGGGCGCAGGAAAGGAGCGCACGGGAGTCGCGGTTGCTTCCCTTCAGTTGGATTTTTAACAGAGAAGTCCTCGTGTAA